A DNA window from Chryseobacterium sp. MEBOG06 contains the following coding sequences:
- the murD gene encoding UDP-N-acetylmuramoyl-L-alanine--D-glutamate ligase: MKLVVLGGGESGCGAAYLAKKKGLEVFLSDKGAIKDDYKQFLTDHEIEFEEGNHTEERILNADWIVKSPGIPKKAEIIHKIHEKGIRLSSEIEFASEFTDAKIIAITGSNGKTTTTSLIYYILKNDGLNVGLGGNIGYSFAKQVADENHEYYVLEVSSFQLDDIQNFRPYISLLLNLSKDHLDQYNYNYEEYALAKFRITENQENDNFFIYNKDDEMSKNLLEKLEIKAKMVPFSTKEKLPEGGFVNDDQIVVKMKDEFSMKVEELSLLGNHNVANSLAASIAGKILKINNESIRHSLMTFQAVEHRLELVTEIDSVRYINDSKATNVNATYYALESMKTPTVWIVGGLDKGNDYTEIEDLVKRKVKAIVCLGIDNKKIIDFFKDKKEFIYDTSSMEEAVKISKSLAKKGDTVLLSPCCASFDLFKSYEDRGRQFKEQVLK; encoded by the coding sequence ATGAAATTAGTTGTTTTAGGAGGTGGAGAAAGCGGATGCGGCGCTGCTTATTTGGCTAAAAAGAAAGGTCTGGAAGTATTTCTTTCAGATAAAGGAGCCATTAAGGATGACTATAAGCAGTTCCTTACTGATCATGAAATTGAATTTGAAGAAGGAAACCATACCGAAGAAAGAATTTTAAATGCCGACTGGATTGTAAAAAGCCCGGGAATTCCTAAAAAGGCAGAAATTATCCATAAAATTCATGAGAAAGGAATACGGCTTTCTTCTGAAATTGAATTTGCTTCTGAATTTACAGACGCAAAGATTATCGCTATTACAGGAAGTAACGGTAAAACAACAACCACTTCCCTGATCTACTATATCCTGAAAAATGACGGATTAAACGTAGGCCTGGGTGGAAATATCGGATACAGCTTTGCAAAACAGGTTGCTGATGAAAACCATGAATATTATGTCCTGGAAGTAAGCTCTTTCCAGCTGGATGACATTCAGAATTTCAGACCTTATATTTCTTTATTGTTGAATCTGTCAAAAGATCATCTGGATCAGTATAACTACAACTATGAAGAATATGCATTAGCAAAATTCAGAATCACTGAAAATCAGGAAAATGACAATTTCTTCATCTATAACAAGGATGATGAAATGAGTAAAAATCTTCTTGAAAAACTTGAAATAAAGGCTAAAATGGTTCCTTTCTCTACCAAAGAGAAACTACCTGAAGGAGGTTTTGTGAATGACGATCAGATTGTGGTAAAAATGAAAGATGAATTCTCAATGAAAGTTGAAGAATTATCTCTCCTTGGAAACCACAATGTAGCCAATAGCTTAGCTGCATCTATTGCCGGTAAGATATTAAAAATAAATAATGAGAGCATCAGACATTCATTAATGACCTTCCAGGCTGTTGAACACAGATTGGAATTGGTTACTGAAATTGACAGTGTAAGATACATCAATGACAGTAAAGCAACCAATGTCAACGCAACGTACTATGCTCTGGAAAGTATGAAAACCCCAACCGTATGGATTGTGGGTGGGTTGGATAAAGGGAATGACTATACCGAGATTGAAGATTTAGTCAAAAGAAAAGTAAAGGCAATTGTTTGTCTGGGAATTGACAACAAGAAGATAATAGATTTCTTTAAAGACAAGAAAGAATTTATATATGATACCTCAAGCATGGAAGAAGCAGTGAAAATTTCAAAATCACTCGCTAAAAAAGGAGATACAGTTCTTCTCTCTCCATGCTGTGCAAGCTTTGATTTATTCAAAAGCTATGAAGACAGAGGGCGTCAGTTTAAAGAACAAGTATTAAAATAA
- the mraY gene encoding phospho-N-acetylmuramoyl-pentapeptide-transferase has translation MLYYLYEYLTNHGIHVPGLGMLKYISFRAGMAVLFSLIIALVFGKRVINYLRTKQMGELVRDLGLDGQKQKEGTPTMGGLIIILATIIPVLLFTRITNVYIVLLVVSMLWMGAIGFVDDYLKKVKKNKDGLSGKFKVVGQVGLGLIVGITMYFHPDITVKRKYADAKVVNRNNVEQNFMPTEKITVSTVPFAKNNEFDYSGILFWMNDKDAHEWAWIVFIPIVIFIVTAVSNGANIADGIDGLAAGTSTVILLTLALFAYISGNIIFADYLNIMFLPNMGETTIFAVAMVGAVIGFFWYNTYPAQVFMGDTGSLMLGGVIAVLAIILRKELLIPVLCGVFLIELVSVILQVWVFKYRKRKYGLEYAQNNRLFKMSPLHHHYQKEGFHESKIVNRMIIIGVILAIVCLITLKMR, from the coding sequence ATGCTATACTATCTATACGAATATCTAACTAACCATGGAATTCATGTTCCGGGACTGGGAATGCTTAAATATATTTCCTTTCGTGCCGGAATGGCTGTACTGTTTTCACTCATTATTGCTCTTGTTTTCGGAAAAAGAGTCATCAATTATCTGAGAACAAAACAAATGGGAGAATTGGTACGTGACCTTGGACTGGATGGTCAAAAGCAGAAAGAAGGAACTCCTACTATGGGAGGTCTTATTATTATTCTGGCAACCATTATTCCGGTATTGTTATTTACCAGGATCACCAATGTGTATATCGTTTTACTTGTGGTTTCGATGCTATGGATGGGGGCTATTGGTTTTGTAGACGATTATCTGAAAAAAGTTAAGAAAAATAAAGACGGTCTCAGCGGGAAGTTCAAAGTTGTAGGACAAGTTGGTCTAGGATTAATTGTCGGAATTACAATGTATTTCCATCCCGATATCACTGTAAAAAGAAAATATGCAGATGCAAAAGTAGTGAACAGGAACAATGTAGAGCAGAACTTTATGCCTACTGAAAAAATTACCGTTTCCACAGTCCCTTTTGCAAAGAATAACGAATTCGATTACAGCGGAATTTTGTTTTGGATGAATGATAAAGATGCCCACGAATGGGCATGGATTGTCTTTATCCCTATTGTTATTTTCATTGTGACAGCCGTTTCAAACGGAGCGAATATAGCCGATGGAATAGACGGGCTGGCAGCCGGAACCAGTACAGTCATCCTGCTCACACTGGCCCTCTTTGCCTACATTTCCGGAAACATCATCTTTGCAGACTACCTCAATATTATGTTCCTCCCGAATATGGGCGAAACCACCATTTTTGCAGTAGCAATGGTAGGGGCAGTTATCGGATTCTTCTGGTACAACACTTATCCGGCTCAGGTTTTCATGGGAGACACAGGAAGCTTAATGCTGGGAGGTGTCATTGCTGTTTTAGCAATTATTTTAAGAAAAGAATTACTAATTCCTGTACTGTGCGGAGTCTTCTTAATTGAACTTGTCTCTGTGATTCTGCAGGTTTGGGTATTCAAATACAGAAAAAGAAAATACGGGTTAGAATATGCCCAGAACAATAGACTATTCAAAATGTCACCATTACACCATCATTATCAGAAAGAAGGGTTCCACGAAAGTAAAATCGTGAACAGAATGATCATCATTGGCGTAATACTGGCAATTGTATGTCTGATCACACTGAAAATGAGATAA
- a CDS encoding penicillin-binding transpeptidase domain-containing protein, which produces MQKQNEYDNKRKKTLRWGYLFAVVALCVFVMFLARIVILQNTNVQEIKDDYINKNYREATLKAARGNLFASDGSILATTVMRYDIYLDFKTMKDTVYSNNIGALTDSLSKMFGKSRGEFRQKFDEQKKKKNQYYTLVKGLDFDEYDRIRKFPIFKRGKNKGGFIVDRNYKRELATSEIGAGTIGIDNGELKSGLEGAFSKYLTGTDGKRLEQRINSSQWKPIDFWKVKEPVDGEDVYTTLDLRIQDIAHSALEKQLINFEAKHGTVIVMEVETGKVRALVNLRRTESGDYEDSYNYALKDNIEPGSTFKTISLLAAMDDGFIDENTTVNVGNGVWVYAKQRISDGHGGGIYDISDVLAKSSNVGTSKLITKYYAEKPQIFLDHLKRWKLFDKMDIELPGITKPKIVTPQNKRWNAATLASISYGYSSNINLLQLTTFYNGVANGGKMLKPLFIDKIMKDGKVMYTAKPEVMVNKMASEKAIKMMTSALTKAVEKGTGRSIFTPNLKMAGKTGTARFEYWLPGPMKYRASFAGFYPADAPKYTCYVMVSEPNTAIGFYGGPVSAPVFKEIAGKTFLKTPQNIEKEMLVDKKVNLSKMVEPNVKVAVNDKQMPNVVGLIGKNVIPQLENLGYRVDYKGVGRIKEQFPLEGTTISKNQRIYLSLQN; this is translated from the coding sequence ATGCAAAAGCAAAATGAATACGACAATAAACGTAAAAAAACGTTAAGATGGGGCTACCTCTTCGCAGTGGTAGCTTTGTGCGTGTTTGTAATGTTCTTGGCAAGGATTGTAATCCTTCAGAACACCAATGTCCAGGAAATCAAAGATGATTACATTAATAAAAATTACCGGGAAGCCACTTTAAAGGCTGCCAGAGGTAATCTTTTTGCTTCAGATGGTTCTATTCTGGCTACCACTGTAATGCGTTACGACATCTACCTTGACTTCAAAACTATGAAGGACACGGTCTACAGTAATAATATTGGTGCCCTGACAGATTCTTTGAGCAAAATGTTCGGAAAATCAAGAGGAGAATTCAGACAGAAGTTCGACGAACAGAAGAAAAAGAAAAACCAATATTACACCCTTGTAAAAGGACTTGATTTTGACGAATACGACAGAATCAGAAAGTTCCCGATCTTCAAAAGAGGAAAAAACAAAGGAGGGTTTATTGTTGACAGAAACTACAAAAGAGAGCTTGCTACTTCAGAAATCGGAGCCGGTACAATCGGTATTGATAATGGAGAACTTAAATCCGGACTGGAAGGAGCTTTTTCAAAATATCTGACAGGTACTGACGGCAAAAGACTGGAGCAAAGAATCAATTCTTCCCAGTGGAAGCCAATCGACTTCTGGAAAGTTAAGGAACCTGTGGACGGAGAAGATGTTTACACCACATTAGACCTTAGAATTCAAGACATTGCACACTCTGCTTTGGAGAAACAGCTTATTAATTTTGAAGCAAAACACGGCACTGTAATCGTAATGGAGGTTGAAACCGGAAAAGTACGTGCTCTGGTTAATTTAAGAAGAACAGAATCCGGAGATTACGAAGACTCTTACAATTATGCCTTAAAAGATAATATCGAACCGGGATCTACTTTTAAAACCATTTCGCTTTTAGCGGCAATGGATGATGGATTTATTGATGAGAATACAACGGTAAATGTAGGAAACGGAGTTTGGGTATATGCCAAACAGAGAATTTCCGACGGACACGGTGGAGGAATCTATGACATCAGTGATGTACTGGCCAAATCCAGTAACGTAGGAACCTCAAAGCTGATCACAAAATATTATGCTGAAAAGCCACAGATTTTCCTTGATCACCTGAAACGATGGAAATTATTCGATAAGATGGATATCGAGCTTCCCGGAATTACAAAACCGAAGATCGTAACGCCACAAAACAAAAGATGGAATGCAGCAACATTGGCTTCTATTTCTTATGGATATTCTTCCAATATAAACCTATTACAGCTGACCACTTTCTATAACGGAGTTGCCAACGGAGGAAAAATGCTTAAGCCTTTATTCATAGATAAAATCATGAAAGACGGAAAAGTAATGTATACCGCTAAACCAGAAGTAATGGTTAATAAAATGGCATCAGAAAAAGCCATTAAAATGATGACAAGTGCTCTGACTAAAGCTGTAGAAAAAGGAACGGGACGAAGTATTTTTACTCCGAACCTTAAAATGGCAGGAAAAACAGGAACCGCAAGATTCGAATATTGGCTGCCTGGTCCTATGAAATACAGAGCTTCATTCGCAGGATTTTATCCGGCAGATGCGCCCAAATATACCTGCTATGTAATGGTGAGTGAGCCCAATACAGCAATAGGATTTTATGGAGGTCCCGTATCAGCACCGGTATTTAAAGAAATTGCAGGAAAAACATTCCTGAAAACGCCTCAAAACATTGAGAAAGAAATGCTCGTAGACAAAAAGGTAAACCTGAGCAAAATGGTAGAACCTAATGTAAAAGTAGCAGTAAACGATAAGCAGATGCCAAACGTAGTAGGATTAATCGGTAAAAATGTAATCCCGCAATTGGAAAACCTGGGATACCGTGTCGACTATAAAGGAGTAGGAAGAATCAAAGAGCAATTCCCATTAGAAGGCACAACAATAAGTAAAAACCAGAGAATTTATTTATCTCTGCAGAATTAA
- a CDS encoding UDP-N-acetylmuramoyl-L-alanyl-D-glutamate--2,6-diaminopimelate ligase: MIITELVNRIPVIEIHGDTNREVAELVIDSRKVTENSLYIAMRGTVVDGHSFITSAIEKGATTIVGEEFPETFAEHVTYIKVKDSSKSLGHLASNFYGNPSQKLKLIGVTGTNGKTSVATLLFDVFKNLGYDSALLSTVEIRIGEEIIPATHTTPDVITINRILAEAVEKGCEFAFMEVSSHGIAQNRIEGLHFHIAGFTNLTHDHLDYHKTFEEYLKAKKRFFDQLDDTAIAITNVDDKNGNVMLQNTKAKKKSYALKTIADYHGKLLEVDFNGMLLNFNGKEFWTTLTGKFNAYNLLLVFGIATELGFQQDEILQAMSKLKRVSGRFETMKSDGGIFFIVDYAHTPDALENILDSINDIRTKNERLITVFGCGGDRDHSKRPEMGNIATKKSTLAIITSDNPRTEDPAQIIKEIEAGVEPQNFSKYTSIPDRKEAIKMAIKFAEPKDIVLVAGKGHENYQEINGVKHHFDDKEVINELWKLMSK; the protein is encoded by the coding sequence ATGATAATAACAGAATTAGTAAACAGAATCCCAGTAATAGAAATCCACGGTGATACAAACCGTGAGGTTGCTGAGCTGGTGATTGACAGCAGAAAAGTTACAGAGAACTCTCTTTACATCGCTATGAGAGGAACAGTTGTGGATGGTCACTCATTCATCACTTCGGCTATTGAAAAAGGAGCAACTACCATTGTTGGTGAAGAATTTCCCGAAACTTTTGCTGAACATGTAACTTATATAAAAGTAAAAGATTCATCTAAATCTTTAGGTCACTTAGCGTCCAACTTCTATGGAAATCCTTCTCAGAAATTGAAACTGATAGGCGTTACAGGAACTAATGGAAAGACTTCTGTGGCTACCCTGCTTTTTGATGTCTTCAAAAACTTAGGTTATGACTCTGCTTTACTTTCAACTGTTGAAATAAGAATAGGAGAAGAAATCATTCCCGCTACTCACACCACCCCTGATGTTATCACTATCAACAGGATTTTAGCAGAAGCTGTAGAGAAAGGATGTGAATTTGCTTTCATGGAAGTAAGTTCTCACGGAATCGCTCAAAACAGAATCGAGGGGTTACATTTCCATATAGCAGGTTTCACTAATCTTACTCACGATCATTTAGACTATCATAAAACATTTGAAGAATACTTAAAAGCAAAGAAAAGATTCTTCGATCAATTAGATGATACTGCCATCGCCATCACGAATGTAGACGATAAAAACGGTAACGTAATGCTTCAGAATACCAAAGCAAAAAAGAAATCATATGCTTTGAAAACAATAGCAGATTACCACGGCAAACTTTTAGAAGTAGATTTCAACGGAATGCTGCTGAACTTCAACGGAAAAGAGTTCTGGACTACTCTGACAGGTAAGTTCAATGCATATAACTTATTACTGGTATTCGGAATTGCTACTGAACTTGGTTTCCAACAGGATGAAATTCTTCAGGCTATGAGTAAGCTGAAGAGAGTTTCAGGAAGATTTGAGACCATGAAATCTGATGGAGGAATTTTCTTTATCGTTGATTATGCACACACTCCAGACGCATTAGAAAATATACTGGACAGCATCAATGATATCAGAACAAAAAATGAAAGACTGATCACTGTTTTTGGATGTGGAGGCGACAGAGATCACTCAAAAAGACCTGAAATGGGGAATATTGCCACTAAAAAGTCAACATTGGCAATCATCACTTCAGACAATCCCAGAACAGAAGATCCGGCACAGATTATTAAAGAAATTGAAGCAGGCGTTGAACCTCAAAACTTCAGCAAATACACTTCAATTCCGGACAGAAAAGAAGCCATTAAAATGGCGATAAAGTTTGCAGAACCTAAAGATATTGTTTTAGTTGCCGGAAAAGGCCACGAAAACTATCAGGAGATAAATGGTGTGAAACATCATTTTGATGACAAAGAAGTAATTAATGAGCTTTGGAAATTAATGAGTAAGTAA
- a CDS encoding FtsW/RodA/SpoVE family cell cycle protein translates to MDEQNTESRFEFLKGDKVLWMVILVISIFSIFPVYSASSNLEYIVNNGTTTGHVIKHMFFVVLGLGIMRLVGTVKYEYIGKLSSILLGLMIVLLIVTMFTGQTIDGASASRWLKIPGTPISFQPSSFAFLMLIIYLCRYLTKKITRERLPIENIMYIFGPILLVFVLVAKDNGSTALMILLVSVIVLIIGQLHWKYIAGFISASFVAIVFFLLIALNTNMIGGNRVHTWMSRIETFTSSKAKTTDSDDESIKAKNYQVMQAKAAIVHGGITGMGPGKSALKQMLPQSASDFIFAVIVEEYGVIGATFLISLYLIMMIRIVMIASKMPAFFGSLLVLSLGVMIFIQLSVNIAVAVNLIPVTGQPLPLISYGGTSMLVTYLQLGIILNISSRIQIYDEEGMGKKQSIAEINDIA, encoded by the coding sequence ATGGACGAACAGAACACAGAAAGCAGATTTGAGTTTCTAAAGGGCGATAAAGTACTTTGGATGGTCATCCTTGTGATTTCCATCTTCTCTATTTTCCCTGTATATTCTGCAAGTTCAAATCTGGAATATATTGTCAATAACGGGACCACTACCGGTCACGTTATCAAGCATATGTTCTTTGTAGTCCTGGGTCTTGGAATCATGAGACTGGTAGGGACTGTAAAATATGAATATATAGGAAAGCTCAGCAGTATTCTGCTTGGGCTGATGATTGTTCTATTGATAGTCACCATGTTTACCGGACAAACCATTGACGGAGCCAGTGCTTCCAGATGGCTTAAAATTCCGGGTACACCAATTTCATTCCAGCCTTCATCATTTGCATTCTTAATGTTGATCATTTATCTGTGCAGATATTTGACCAAAAAGATAACAAGAGAGAGGCTTCCGATAGAGAACATCATGTATATCTTCGGGCCTATCCTGCTTGTTTTCGTATTGGTAGCAAAAGACAACGGGTCAACCGCCTTAATGATTTTGCTGGTTTCAGTCATTGTTCTGATTATAGGACAGCTACACTGGAAGTATATTGCAGGATTTATTTCCGCATCATTTGTGGCCATCGTATTCTTCCTGTTAATTGCTTTAAACACCAATATGATCGGAGGGAACCGTGTACATACATGGATGAGCCGTATCGAAACATTTACATCAAGTAAAGCAAAAACAACGGATAGCGATGACGAAAGCATCAAAGCCAAAAATTATCAGGTAATGCAGGCCAAAGCCGCAATTGTACATGGTGGAATTACAGGAATGGGACCCGGAAAAAGTGCCTTAAAGCAAATGCTTCCACAGTCTGCCTCCGACTTTATTTTCGCTGTAATTGTAGAAGAATACGGAGTAATTGGTGCCACTTTTCTGATCAGTTTGTACCTGATCATGATGATACGGATTGTAATGATTGCCAGTAAAATGCCGGCATTCTTCGGCTCACTCCTCGTGCTCAGTCTCGGGGTAATGATTTTTATACAGCTTTCCGTAAACATTGCCGTTGCAGTGAATCTTATCCCGGTAACCGGACAGCCACTGCCATTGATAAGCTACGGAGGAACCTCCATGCTGGTGACCTATTTACAGTTAGGAATTATCTTAAATATAAGTTCCAGAATTCAGATTTATGATGAAGAAGGAATGGGAAAAAAACAAAGTATAGCAGAGATAAACGATATCGCATAA